From Xiphophorus hellerii strain 12219 chromosome 9, Xiphophorus_hellerii-4.1, whole genome shotgun sequence, a single genomic window includes:
- the LOC116725333 gene encoding apoptosis-stimulating of p53 protein 1-like isoform X2, whose protein sequence is MLPLILTVYLNDTQQMLTEVPVTTATRVTDVVEFCKEAGESECHLAEVWNGHERPLPQELLLLDLLNAWGAQRPEVRYYLRHRPLWPPGSPPASDQNRTSESDEVPQVELTLSELQEMATRQQQQIEAQQQMLMAKEQRLRFLQQGSRTNTGHSQAEAEQLQRLKERVESQEAKLKKIRAMRGQVDYSRLINGNLTAEIHHVSSLFQEKQDELQAAVSRVEQLTQQLEDLRRGRLQLQSDAQRLADTSGSPVGPGAQKGSLLSGSAGVELRKLYQELQARNRQNLEQSGRLAQNQELLSKRTGQVAAMDRRIGELRDRLHRKKAESATLRGPTSARLDPTGGPAVQNRCDHPATGRTPAPPIRPPPITAAPCRARRPGRWAGPAPPAAAAGSSSSSSPQHVPNQNPGSVLSSPLSLQSERTDPPPAVAVRPYVPEQPSRPQSPRKGPATMNSSSIYSMYLHQPQAKNPGPLGNRAAVRAVYGKPVVPSPSPVPQDEARDGTVLPPPGMDGFPRPLSPTKLTPVGGFPTHTGPNGCHGDRPAHSQLRYQNDADLEVLRRRLSNAPRPLKKRSSITEPEGPQGPNIQKLLYQRFNTLAGGMEGGSANPFYQPDGLLGDVDGVHSANGSMDQGDKVAPREVKGQDLSSESCRSSPSSVTLETPKETESTTNLPPSTQPGSPPEPERSEVQNQNQGGAGSAHGSPPAPAALPSGPKAKRTNLKKPSSERTGHGLRVKFNPLALLLDASLEGEFDLVQRVIYEVENPSMPNDEGITPLHNAVCAGHHHIVKFLLDFGVNVNAADSDGWTPLHCAASCNSVHLCKMLVESGAAIFATTISDVETAADKCEEMEEGYSQCSQFLYGVQEKLGVMNKGAAYALWDYVARRDDELSFGEGDAITVLRRHDDTETDWWWARLDDREGYVARNLLGLYPRIKPRQRSLA, encoded by the exons AGCGTCCGCTCcctcaggagctgctgctgctggatctgCTGAACGCCTGGGGGGCCCAGAGGCCCGAGGTCCGCTACTACCTCAGACACCGCCCCCTGTGGCCACCAG GAAGCCCGCCGGCctcggatcagaaccggacctCAGAGAGCGATGAG gtccCGCAGGTGGAGCTGACCCTTTCTGAGCTCCAGGAAAtggccaccaggcagcagcagcagatcgaGGCGCAGCAGCAGATGCTGATGGCAAAg GAGCAACGGCTGCGGTTCCTTCAGCAGGGCAGCAGAACCAACACAGGACACTCACAG GCGGAGGCGGAGCAGCTGCAGCGCCTCAAGGAGCGGGTGGAGAGCCAGGAGGCGAAGCTGAAGAAGATCCGCGCCATGAGAGGCCAGGTGGATTACAGCAGGCTGATCAACGGGAACCTCA CCGCAGAGATCCACCATGTGAGCAGCTTGTTCCAAGAGAAGCAGGACGAGCTGCAGGCCGCCGTCAGCAGGGTGGAGCAG CTGACCCAGCAGTTGGAGGACCTGAGGAGGGGCCGGCTCCAGCTGCAGAGCGACGCCCAGAGGCTGGCGGACACCTCTGGGTCCCCAGTGGGACCCGGCGCCCAGAAGGGCTCCTTGTTATCCGGCTCTGCTGGCGTGGAGCTGAGGAAGCTCTACCAGGAGCTGCAG GCCCGGAATCGTCAGAACCTGGAGCAGAGCGGCAGGCTGGCCCAGAACCAGGAGCTGCTGTCCAAGCGGACGGGTCAGGTGGCGGCCATGGACCGCCGGATCGGAGAGCTGAGGGACCGTCTCCACAGGAAGAAAGCAGAG TCAGCGACGCTCCGTGGCCCAACATCAGCCAGACTGGACCCGACTGGAGGACCTGCAGTCCAGAATCG CTGCGACCATCCGGCTACGGGACGTACCCCAGCGCCGCCCATCAGGCCACCGCCCATCACTGCAGCTCCCTGCCGCGCTCGGCGCCCGGGACGCTGGGCTGGCCCCGCCCcccccgccgccgccgccggctCCTCCTCGTCTTCATCGCCGCAGCACGTCCCCAACCAGAACCCAG GTTCTGTGCTGTCCTCCCCGCTGTCCCTCCAGTCGGAGCGGACCGACCCCCCTCCTGCGGTGGCGGTGCGTCCCTACGTCCCGGAGCAGCCGTCCAGGCCGCAGTCCCCCAGGAAGGGCCCCGCCACCATGAACAGCAGCTCCATCTACAGCATGTACCTGCATCAGCCTCAGGCCAAGAACCCGGGCCCTCTTGGGAACCGGGCCGCCGTCAGGGCAG TCTACGGGAAGCCCGTGGTCCCGTCCCCGTCCCCCGTCCCGCAGGACGAAGCCAGAGACGGCACGGTCCTTCCTCCGCCCGGCATGGACGGCTTCCCTCGTCCCCTCAGTCCCACCAAGCTGACGCCGGTTGGTGGGTTCCCCACTCACACAGGACctaatggttgccatggtgatagGCCCG CCCACTCGCAGCTGCGGTACCAGAACGACGCCGACCTGGAGGTTCTGCGACGCCGTCTCAGCAACGCTCCACGGCCCCTGAAGAAGCGGAGCTCCATCACCGAACCTGAGGGCCCCCAAGGGCCCAACATCCAGAAGCTGCTGTATCAGCG GTTCAACACGCTGGCTGGAGGCATGGAGGGCGGTTCTG CGAACCCTTTCTACCAGCCGGACGGGCTCCTTGGAGACGTGGACGGCGTCCATTCAGCCAACGGGAGCATGGACCAGGGAGACAAGGTCGCGCCcagagaggtcaaaggtcaggacCTGAGCTCAGAGTCCTGCCGTTCCTCTCCATCCTCTGTTACTTTGGAAACACCCAAAGAGACAGAAAGCACCACCAACCTGCCTCCCTCAACACAACCTGGCTCgcctccagaaccagagaggtccgaggtccagaaccagaaccagggagGTGCTGGCTCCGCCCACGGCTCACCTCCAGCACCCGCTGCTCTCCCTTCAGGACCAAAG GCGAAGCGGACCAACCTGAAGAAGCCGTCGTCGGAGAGAACGGGTCACGGCCTGAGGGTCAAGTTCAACCCCCTGGCTCTGCTGCTGGACGCCTCGCTGGAGGGAGAGTTCGACCTGGTCCAGAGGGTCATCTACGAG GTGGAGAACCCCAGCATGCCCAACGACGAAGGCATCACTCCTCTTCACAACGCCGTGTGTGCCGGTCATCACCACATCGTCAAGTTTCTGTTGGACTTTGGAGTGAACGTGAACGCGGCTGACAGCGACGGATG GACTCCGCTGCACTGCGCCGCTTCCTGCAACAGCGTCCACCTCTGTAAGATGCTGGTGGAGTCAGGCGCCGCCATCTTTGCCACCACCATCAGCGACGTGGAGACGGCGGCCGACAAGTGTGAGGAGATGGAGGAGGGCTACAGCCAGTGCTCCCAGTTCCTCTATG GCGTCCAGGAGAAGCTGGGCGTCATGAACAAGGGGGCGGCGTACGCGCTGTGGGACTACGTCGCGCGGCGGGACGACGAGCTGTCCTTCGGCGAGGGTGACGCCATCACCGTGCTGCGTCGCCATGACGACACCGAGACGGACTGGTGGTGGGCCAGGCTGGACGACCGCGAGGGATATGTGGCGAGGAACCTGCTGGGG CTGTACCCACGGATCAAACCCAGACAGAGGTCGCTGGCCTGA
- the LOC116725333 gene encoding apoptosis-stimulating of p53 protein 1-like isoform X5, protein MEWNEVDLVQEFTVEGQCSKIKVRSCRITWDSLQVPQVELTLSELQEMATRQQQQIEAQQQMLMAKEQRLRFLQQGSRTNTGHSQAEAEQLQRLKERVESQEAKLKKIRAMRGQVDYSRLINGNLTAEIHHVSSLFQEKQDELQAAVSRVEQLTQQLEDLRRGRLQLQSDAQRLADTSGSPVGPGAQKGSLLSGSAGVELRKLYQELQARNRQNLEQSGRLAQNQELLSKRTGQVAAMDRRIGELRDRLHRKKAESATLRGPTSARLDPTGGPAVQNRSCDHPATGRTPAPPIRPPPITAAPCRARRPGRWAGPAPPAAAAGSSSSSSPQHVPNQNPGSVLSSPLSLQSERTDPPPAVAVRPYVPEQPSRPQSPRKGPATMNSSSIYSMYLHQPQAKNPGPLGNRAAVRAVYGKPVVPSPSPVPQDEARDGTVLPPPGMDGFPRPLSPTKLTPVGGFPTHTGPNGCHGDRPAHSQLRYQNDADLEVLRRRLSNAPRPLKKRSSITEPEGPQGPNIQKLLYQRFNTLAGGMEGGSANPFYQPDGLLGDVDGVHSANGSMDQGDKVAPREVKGQDLSSESCRSSPSSVTLETPKETESTTNLPPSTQPGSPPEPERSEVQNQNQGGAGSAHGSPPAPAALPSGPKAKRTNLKKPSSERTGHGLRVKFNPLALLLDASLEGEFDLVQRVIYEVENPSMPNDEGITPLHNAVCAGHHHIVKFLLDFGVNVNAADSDGWTPLHCAASCNSVHLCKMLVESGAAIFATTISDVETAADKCEEMEEGYSQCSQFLYGVQEKLGVMNKGAAYALWDYVARRDDELSFGEGDAITVLRRHDDTETDWWWARLDDREGYVARNLLGLYPRIKPRQRSLA, encoded by the exons ATGGAGTGGAACGAAGTGGACCTGGTGCAGGAGTTCACGGTGGAAGGACAATGCAGCAAGATCAAAGTCCGTTCCTGCAGGATCACCTGGGACAGCCTGCAG gtccCGCAGGTGGAGCTGACCCTTTCTGAGCTCCAGGAAAtggccaccaggcagcagcagcagatcgaGGCGCAGCAGCAGATGCTGATGGCAAAg GAGCAACGGCTGCGGTTCCTTCAGCAGGGCAGCAGAACCAACACAGGACACTCACAG GCGGAGGCGGAGCAGCTGCAGCGCCTCAAGGAGCGGGTGGAGAGCCAGGAGGCGAAGCTGAAGAAGATCCGCGCCATGAGAGGCCAGGTGGATTACAGCAGGCTGATCAACGGGAACCTCA CCGCAGAGATCCACCATGTGAGCAGCTTGTTCCAAGAGAAGCAGGACGAGCTGCAGGCCGCCGTCAGCAGGGTGGAGCAG CTGACCCAGCAGTTGGAGGACCTGAGGAGGGGCCGGCTCCAGCTGCAGAGCGACGCCCAGAGGCTGGCGGACACCTCTGGGTCCCCAGTGGGACCCGGCGCCCAGAAGGGCTCCTTGTTATCCGGCTCTGCTGGCGTGGAGCTGAGGAAGCTCTACCAGGAGCTGCAG GCCCGGAATCGTCAGAACCTGGAGCAGAGCGGCAGGCTGGCCCAGAACCAGGAGCTGCTGTCCAAGCGGACGGGTCAGGTGGCGGCCATGGACCGCCGGATCGGAGAGCTGAGGGACCGTCTCCACAGGAAGAAAGCAGAG TCAGCGACGCTCCGTGGCCCAACATCAGCCAGACTGGACCCGACTGGAGGACCTGCAGTCCAGAATCG CAGCTGCGACCATCCGGCTACGGGACGTACCCCAGCGCCGCCCATCAGGCCACCGCCCATCACTGCAGCTCCCTGCCGCGCTCGGCGCCCGGGACGCTGGGCTGGCCCCGCCCcccccgccgccgccgccggctCCTCCTCGTCTTCATCGCCGCAGCACGTCCCCAACCAGAACCCAG GTTCTGTGCTGTCCTCCCCGCTGTCCCTCCAGTCGGAGCGGACCGACCCCCCTCCTGCGGTGGCGGTGCGTCCCTACGTCCCGGAGCAGCCGTCCAGGCCGCAGTCCCCCAGGAAGGGCCCCGCCACCATGAACAGCAGCTCCATCTACAGCATGTACCTGCATCAGCCTCAGGCCAAGAACCCGGGCCCTCTTGGGAACCGGGCCGCCGTCAGGGCAG TCTACGGGAAGCCCGTGGTCCCGTCCCCGTCCCCCGTCCCGCAGGACGAAGCCAGAGACGGCACGGTCCTTCCTCCGCCCGGCATGGACGGCTTCCCTCGTCCCCTCAGTCCCACCAAGCTGACGCCGGTTGGTGGGTTCCCCACTCACACAGGACctaatggttgccatggtgatagGCCCG CCCACTCGCAGCTGCGGTACCAGAACGACGCCGACCTGGAGGTTCTGCGACGCCGTCTCAGCAACGCTCCACGGCCCCTGAAGAAGCGGAGCTCCATCACCGAACCTGAGGGCCCCCAAGGGCCCAACATCCAGAAGCTGCTGTATCAGCG GTTCAACACGCTGGCTGGAGGCATGGAGGGCGGTTCTG CGAACCCTTTCTACCAGCCGGACGGGCTCCTTGGAGACGTGGACGGCGTCCATTCAGCCAACGGGAGCATGGACCAGGGAGACAAGGTCGCGCCcagagaggtcaaaggtcaggacCTGAGCTCAGAGTCCTGCCGTTCCTCTCCATCCTCTGTTACTTTGGAAACACCCAAAGAGACAGAAAGCACCACCAACCTGCCTCCCTCAACACAACCTGGCTCgcctccagaaccagagaggtccgaggtccagaaccagaaccagggagGTGCTGGCTCCGCCCACGGCTCACCTCCAGCACCCGCTGCTCTCCCTTCAGGACCAAAG GCGAAGCGGACCAACCTGAAGAAGCCGTCGTCGGAGAGAACGGGTCACGGCCTGAGGGTCAAGTTCAACCCCCTGGCTCTGCTGCTGGACGCCTCGCTGGAGGGAGAGTTCGACCTGGTCCAGAGGGTCATCTACGAG GTGGAGAACCCCAGCATGCCCAACGACGAAGGCATCACTCCTCTTCACAACGCCGTGTGTGCCGGTCATCACCACATCGTCAAGTTTCTGTTGGACTTTGGAGTGAACGTGAACGCGGCTGACAGCGACGGATG GACTCCGCTGCACTGCGCCGCTTCCTGCAACAGCGTCCACCTCTGTAAGATGCTGGTGGAGTCAGGCGCCGCCATCTTTGCCACCACCATCAGCGACGTGGAGACGGCGGCCGACAAGTGTGAGGAGATGGAGGAGGGCTACAGCCAGTGCTCCCAGTTCCTCTATG GCGTCCAGGAGAAGCTGGGCGTCATGAACAAGGGGGCGGCGTACGCGCTGTGGGACTACGTCGCGCGGCGGGACGACGAGCTGTCCTTCGGCGAGGGTGACGCCATCACCGTGCTGCGTCGCCATGACGACACCGAGACGGACTGGTGGTGGGCCAGGCTGGACGACCGCGAGGGATATGTGGCGAGGAACCTGCTGGGG CTGTACCCACGGATCAAACCCAGACAGAGGTCGCTGGCCTGA